AAACTTCAGCACGATTTCATGTGAACGTGGATTTGTGTTTTGCTACTTTAATTCAGTTGTTGGATAAAACACGGGGAAAGCCGAAGATTATTCCATATTTGGATGCTTATAAGCAACAGAGACAACTTGTTGCATCTGCAACAGACAAGTTTGAAAAGTTGATTGTCCAAACTGTGAAAGATTATCATGCAGACTGGAAAACTGTTAGTAATAAATTGAAAAATCACTTTGATTATGAAGAATATGTAACTTTGGAGGGAACGAAGAAGGCAAAAAACACGTTTTCTAAGCACATAGAGCAGCTCAAGCAGGAACATGTTAGAAAGCGTCGGGAAGAATATATTGCTATGTTACCAAAAGCCCTTAATGCATTACTTCCTGATCTTAAAGAAATTGAACAGTTGAACTGGTCGGAAGCTCAAAATGTCTTGGAACAGAGATCTAACTTTCACCTCTGCTTTGTTGTGTTAGAAAAAACACCTTGGGATGAAACTGAACACATAGATAATATCAATGATAAGAGACTTCCATTTGACATTCTCAGTACTTCAGAAGGAGAAAAAGTTTACCACAATCATGTGCAACATTTGATTTCTGAGAGGCGAAGGCTTGACATGAAAGAAAAGTTTAAGAGGCACCTTGAAAAGGTACAGTTCATAACACCCGGGAAGCCCTGGGAAGATGTGTTATGTTTTGTCATGGACAATGAAGCTTGCAAGTTTATAAATGATGCTGATCGTAGAGAAGTTTACAGTAGACATCAACGAGAAATAGTTGAAAAAGCAAAAGAGGAATTTCAGGAAATGCTTTTTGAACATTCTGAACTTTTTTATGATCTAGATCTTAATGCAACACCCAAAATGAATGAAATTAATACTGTTCTAAGTGAAGAACCAAGATACAGGGCCTTACAAAAACTTGCACCGGATCGGGAATCTCTTCTATTAAAACATATAGGATTTGTCTATCACCCAACAAAAGAAACATGCCTAAGCAGTCAAAATTGTATGGATATTAAGGTGGAACAATTACTTTCTACCAGTCTTCAACAGCTTGATAACAGTCGGCCAAATGTGTATCAGGATAGTGCCAATATTGATAAGCTTATCCTTGTTCTCTTAGGTAGGGATGGGCTTGCACAGGAACTAGCCAATGAAATTCGAGTTCAGTGTACTGATGATGAGTACACTTTGGATGGAAAGATTTATGAATTGGATCTTCAACCTGTGGACCTCAATACCTTTGTATCGTCTGGTCTGACTTCAACACATCAACCTCATGGTTATTTCTGTGTTTATAACTCTATGGAGTCTCTAGGTTGTATGGCAGATTGTATTGAGCGAATAAGAAGTGAAACTACCCCAAACAGGAAAGGCAAGTTTACCAGCAATCTTTCATTTACAATTATATTAGCAAATCAGAGAGACATTGGTAGCAAGAACTTGCCAATTTTAAGACTTCAGGGTCAGCAACTTGCCAATAAGTTGCAGTGCCCATTTGTTGATGTACCCTCTGGAACCTATACTCGCAAATTTCATGAATTCCAAATAAAACAAGCTCTTAGAGGACTTCTTGAAGCATTGAAAAACAATTTGAATGTTGTTAGTCCTTTGCCCAGTATTAAAGATCTGTCAGAAGCTGATTTGAGAATTGTAATGTGTGCCATGTGTGGAGATCCATTCAATGTTGACTTAATTCTTTCGCCATTCCTGGAATCTCAGTTTTGTAGTGCTGCTCAGCCTGGTCACAGTAATTCACTCCTGCTTGAAAAGATTATTGGCGAAAAGCGAAAACGAATCCAGATTACGATACTTTCGTACCACTCATCTATATGTGTAAGAAAGGACGAGTTAGTCCATGGGTATATCCTAGTCTATTCTGCCAAAAGAAAAGCCTCCATGGCAATGCTCCGTGCTTTTTTGGCAGAAGTGCAAGATGTAATTCCAGTTCAGTTGGTGGCAGTTACTGACAGTCAGgctgatttttttgaaaatgaagcaattaaagagTTGATGACTGAGGGCGAGCATATAGCAACTGAGATATCTGCAAAGTTCACTGCTATATATTCTTTATCGCAATATCATAGACAAACCGAGATGTTCACACCATTCTTCAGTGAAGTTCTAGAGAAAAAAAGTAGTATTGAAAATTCGTACATGTACGACACCACTAGAGAATCCAGTAATGTAAGTGAGGACTTTTCTTTGTCTCCTCGGGCAAGCTCTCCAGCTTGCAATTATTATCCTGATTCAGAAGATGATAATGAAGCACCCCCACCATACAGTCCCATTGGGGATGAGGTGCAATTGCTTCCACCATCCAATGATCGTTCTAAATATCGATCAGATTTTGAAGGGACTGAGTATCCAATTCACAGCAGCCCAGTTGTTAATCATGAGAACCATAAAGTGCCTCCACCTATTAAGCCCAAACCTGCTGTTTCAAGGCACGATGTGAGAAAACTTGATCCAAATCTTGTGAAAACCATTGAACAGGTCATTTGTAAAAACACAAGGAGAAACAATCGAACACCTTTCAGCCATCCAGATGACTTGGACCCAATTGACAATTATTCAATCCCAAGAGATTCCTTGTTAAAACCTAAAGTGGATGATGAAATATACTCAATTCCCCAAGATTCAAAGTCTTCTAAGATCATAAGAAAGTCAACCATGATTGGAGGAAATAATTCTCAAGGTGAAGAAGAAAATGGCTTAATTGATCGATCATCAAAGCAACCGATAATGCGGAAGCCTTCAAAGTACAAATACAAGTCCAAGACTCTATTTAGAAAGGCTAAATTGTACTACAGAAGGAGAGAACGTTTTGATATTAGTGATGATGAAACTGTGCCATCATCTTCGCGTAAGCCAAAGAAGGGAAAAACTCATAGAGGAAGTGAAGAGGATCCTTTACTGTCTCCAGAAAGTTGTGGGAAGGCAGGTATTGATAATCCAGCGATTGCATCTGATCCAGAAGTTGATGATATAAGGAGGCATAGGAAGGATAAGAAACCAGCAAAACCAAAGCCACAAAAGCCAAACAAAAAGGCAAGTGTTTAATTTGAATTATATTTTGGATAtgcagttattttcacttgtaGGCTGACAATTTGAATCATTCAATGTTCCTACCAAATAATTCCTATTGTTAACATCAGGGTGATCTAATTGATATTTCTGGACATTGACAAACAAACTTTGGATTTTATTTTGCAATGTTGTATTGTGGATGCTTTATGAGTAGACATGTCTACTTATTTTTTGATAAAGTGAAACCTGTTCTTTCAATCCTGTCAACTCTACTTGTAAGCATACAAATGTCTAACTTCGATTTGGGTATCAAGATCATATTTTGTACCAAAACTTTTATTGCACAGATTGGTTTATTTTCTGCAATCAGTGTGGTTTTTAATGAATTCCAAAAGCTTTCCACAATATTTGAGAGGATTGCTTAGTATACAAATCTTTGGATCTTAAAAACAGTTTCTAATATTGATGTTGGCCAGGTATGATTGATAAGATTGATGATTCAATTTTATTGCAAAATGCAATAAATTTGTCAGAATTTCTATTTTTGAAAAAGTAGCAATATTGTTAGCCATGCTAACATAAAATGCTAAGATGAAAGCTTGAAACCTTTTACTTTAGTTTAACATTTTGTGATTGTGAACATTGTTAAAATATGATTGAATTACCTTTTAAAGGGGCATAAACCTGCATTACCTGCAAGAAGAAATTGGGAGAGTAATTACTTTGGAGTCCCCCTTGAAGATGTGATTACTCCTGATAATCCTGTACCGGCTTTTATTGAACGATGTGTGGAGTATATTGAATCTACAGGTAGGATTGCACATCATGCTGGAGCTGAATTTTTTTTAGCACAAATAAGATGTTTGTAAAATTCTAGTATTTCTAAATAGCAAAGGAATCCATACATCCATTGAATCTGTGAAGGCTTTCTTAAGGAATTCTATAATTGCCTTTCCATTTTAATAATTCATCAATTGATGAATGCTCAGTTTATTAATTTTCTGTACTATGTCATTAATTCTTGGGGTTATGTCTCTTCAATTTATGAAGCTATT
Above is a genomic segment from Narcine bancroftii isolate sNarBan1 chromosome 2, sNarBan1.hap1, whole genome shotgun sequence containing:
- the arhgap5 gene encoding rho GTPase-activating protein 5 isoform X2 encodes the protein MMAKNKELRPPTYSISVVGLSGTEKEKGTSGVGKSCLCNRYVHPKADDYYPEHTSVLSTIDFGGRVVNNDHFLFWGDVNHTSEEGTEYKVQVIEQTEFIDDQTFLPHRSTNLQLYIKRAAASKLQSAEKLMYICTDQLGLEQDFEQKQMPDGKLTIDGFLLCIDVSKGCNRKFDDQLKFVNNLVAQLAKTKKPVVIAATKCDECVDHYLREVQAFATNKKNMPVVETSARFHVNVDLCFATLIQLLDKTRGKPKIIPYLDAYKQQRQLVASATDKFEKLIVQTVKDYHADWKTVSNKLKNHFDYEEYVTLEGTKKAKNTFSKHIEQLKQEHVRKRREEYIAMLPKALNALLPDLKEIEQLNWSEAQNVLEQRSNFHLCFVVLEKTPWDETEHIDNINDKRLPFDILSTSEGEKVYHNHVQHLISERRRLDMKEKFKRHLEKVQFITPGKPWEDVLCFVMDNEACKFINDADRREVYSRHQREIVEKAKEEFQEMLFEHSELFYDLDLNATPKMNEINTVLSEEPRYRALQKLAPDRESLLLKHIGFVYHPTKETCLSSQNCMDIKVEQLLSTSLQQLDNSRPNVYQDSANIDKLILVLLGRDGLAQELANEIRVQCTDDEYTLDGKIYELDLQPVDLNTFVSSGLTSTHQPHGYFCVYNSMESLGCMADCIERIRSETTPNRKGKFTSNLSFTIILANQRDIGSKNLPILRLQGQQLANKLQCPFVDVPSGTYTRKFHEFQIKQALRGLLEALKNNLNVVSPLPSIKDLSEADLRIVMCAMCGDPFNVDLILSPFLESQFCSAAQPGHSNSLLLEKIIGEKRKRIQITILSYHSSICVRKDELVHGYILVYSAKRKASMAMLRAFLAEVQDVIPVQLVAVTDSQADFFENEAIKELMTEGEHIATEISAKFTAIYSLSQYHRQTEMFTPFFSEVLEKKSSIENSYMYDTTRESSNVSEDFSLSPRASSPACNYYPDSEDDNEAPPPYSPIGDEVQLLPPSNDRSKYRSDFEGTEYPIHSSPVVNHENHKVPPPIKPKPAVSRHDVRKLDPNLVKTIEQVICKNTRRNNRTPFSHPDDLDPIDNYSIPRDSLLKPKVDDEIYSIPQDSKSSKIIRKSTMIGGNNSQGEEENGLIDRSSKQPIMRKPSKYKYKSKTLFRKAKLYYRRRERFDISDDETVPSSSRKPKKGKTHRGSEEDPLLSPESCGKAGIDNPAIASDPEVDDIRRHRKDKKPAKPKPQKPNKKGHKPALPARRNWESNYFGVPLEDVITPDNPVPAFIERCVEYIESTGLNTEGLYRVSGNRTDQDNIQRQFDQDHNIDLVAMDVTVNAVAGALKAFFSDLPEPLIPYNLHSELLEAARLIDLSEKLNAFKELLKKFPPVSYEVFKYIITHLNRVSQQSKTNRMVADNLAICFWPTFLRPDALTNAAINQSAIETFIQQYQFLFHNGDIVDTFVPPGAPCTGQLVEPLLPLPSLPPPPQPSSQPFPSEMQTDQLDVI
- the arhgap5 gene encoding rho GTPase-activating protein 5 isoform X1 yields the protein MMAKNKELRPPTYSISVVGLSGTEKEKGTSGVGKSCLCNRYVHPKADDYYPEHTSVLSTIDFGGRVVNNDHFLFWGDVNHTSEEGTEYKVQVIEQTEFIDDQTFLPHRSTNLQLYIKRAAASKLQSAEKLMYICTDQLGLEQDFEQKQMPDGKLTIDGFLLCIDVSKGCNRKFDDQLKFVNNLVAQLAKTKKPVVIAATKCDECVDHYLREVQAFATNKKNMPVVETSARFHVNVDLCFATLIQLLDKTRGKPKIIPYLDAYKQQRQLVASATDKFEKLIVQTVKDYHADWKTVSNKLKNHFDYEEYVTLEGTKKAKNTFSKHIEQLKQEHVRKRREEYIAMLPKALNALLPDLKEIEQLNWSEAQNVLEQRSNFHLCFVVLEKTPWDETEHIDNINDKRLPFDILSTSEGEKVYHNHVQHLISERRRLDMKEKFKRHLEKVQFITPGKPWEDVLCFVMDNEACKFINDADRREVYSRHQREIVEKAKEEFQEMLFEHSELFYDLDLNATPKMNEINTVLSEEPRYRALQKLAPDRESLLLKHIGFVYHPTKETCLSSQNCMDIKVEQLLSTSLQQLDNSRPNVYQDSANIDKLILVLLGRDGLAQELANEIRVQCTDDEYTLDGKIYELDLQPVDLNTFVSSGLTSTHQPHGYFCVYNSMESLGCMADCIERIRSETTPNRKGKFTSNLSFTIILANQRDIGSKNLPILRLQGQQLANKLQCPFVDVPSGTYTRKFHEFQIKQALRGLLEALKNNLNVVSPLPSIKDLSEADLRIVMCAMCGDPFNVDLILSPFLESQFCSAAQPGHSNSLLLEKIIGEKRKRIQITILSYHSSICVRKDELVHGYILVYSAKRKASMAMLRAFLAEVQDVIPVQLVAVTDSQADFFENEAIKELMTEGEHIATEISAKFTAIYSLSQYHRQTEMFTPFFSEVLEKKSSIENSYMYDTTRESSNVSEDFSLSPRASSPACNYYPDSEDDNEAPPPYSPIGDEVQLLPPSNDRSKYRSDFEGTEYPIHSSPVVNHENHKVPPPIKPKPAVSRHDVRKLDPNLVKTIEQVICKNTRRNNRTPFSHPDDLDPIDNYSIPRDSLLKPKVDDEIYSIPQDSKSSKIIRKSTMIGGNNSQGEEENGLIDRSSKQPIMRKPSKYKYKSKTLFRKAKLYYRRRERFDISDDETVPSSSRKPKKGKTHRGSEEDPLLSPESCGKAGIDNPAIASDPEVDDIRRHRKDKKPAKPKPQKPNKKGHKPALPARRNWESNYFGVPLEDVITPDNPVPAFIERCVEYIESTDPASQNSRNLPTTDNKLTGLNTEGLYRVSGNRTDQDNIQRQFDQDHNIDLVAMDVTVNAVAGALKAFFSDLPEPLIPYNLHSELLEAARLIDLSEKLNAFKELLKKFPPVSYEVFKYIITHLNRVSQQSKTNRMVADNLAICFWPTFLRPDALTNAAINQSAIETFIQQYQFLFHNGDIVDTFVPPGAPCTGQLVEPLLPLPSLPPPPQPSSQPFPSEMQTDQLDVI